In Cryptococcus gattii WM276 chromosome N, complete sequence, a single window of DNA contains:
- a CDS encoding Pirin domain protein, putative (Similar to TIGR gene model, INSD accession AAW47188.1) yields MQFQYRASQTRGGADHGWLKTFHTFSFANYYDEDFESFGSLRVINEDRVAPSTGFPLHPHREAEIFSYIISGELSHKDTMGNVETMKRGDIQMTSGGTGIAHSEFNSHSSLPNHFLQIWATPNQRGLKPGYYARHFTDEQKKDKLCKIVAPVGTEDVVDERDGLGPTPIHSPFTFFASLLSPDKHISHTISVPVSSGKDEKRVYIQLIQTSGYNTKKADTTGNKGPVLKVIGGGNEAVLGEGDGVFIRGGKIGESIQIENFGSGVAEFVLFELD; encoded by the exons ATGCAATTCCAATATCGAGCTTCTCAGACTCGCGGCGGTGCAGACCACGGATGGCTTAAG ACCTTTCACACATTTTCTTTCGCCAATTACTATGACGAAGACTTTGAGAGCTTCGGTTCCCTTAGGGTTATAAATGAGGATCGTGTCGCC CCCAGCACCGGTTTCCCTCTTCACCCTCACCGTGAAGCTGAAATTTTCTCGTACATCATCAGCGGCGAGCTTTCTCACAAGGACACGATGGGCAATGTTGAGACCATGAAGCGAGGTGACATTCAGATGACTTCGGGTGGTACTGGTATCGCCCACTCGGAGTTCAATTCCCACTCTTCACTTCCAAACCACTTTCTACAAATTTGGGCTACACCCAATCAACGTGGTCTCAAGCCAGGTTATTATGCTCGACACTTTACCGATgagcagaagaaggacaagCTTTGCAAGATTGTTGCACCTGTCGGCACTGAAGATGTCGTGGACGAGAGGGATGGTTTAGGTCCTACCCCC ATACACTCTCCATTCACTTTTTTCgcctctcttctttcccccGACAAGCATATCAGCCACACAATATCCGTTCCCGTATCATCGGGCAAGGACGAGAAGCGAGTCTACATTCAGCTCATCCAGACTTCCGGTTACAATACAAAAAAAGCCGACACTACTGGCAATAAGGGACCTGTACTCAAGGTCATAGGCGGCGGTAACGAGGCTGTCCttggtgaaggtgatgGTGTCTTCATCAGGGGCGGTAAGATCGGGGAGAGCATCCAGATTGAGAACTTTGGGTCTGGGGTCGCCGAGTTCGTCCTCTTCGAGTTAGACTAA
- a CDS encoding Pyruvate carboxylase, putative (Similar to TIGR gene model, INSD accession AAW44175.1) encodes MASGKPPKLLIANRGEIALRIMRSAKALSIPTVSIYTFADASSPHVFEAEESYPIGDGNDPRGYLNIDGIVEIIQKSRATMVAPGYGFLSENAAFATAVEALGVTFLGPTPTQMTSMGLKHEARAVAIKAGVPVVPGSEGAVNTLENAVKIAGDIGYPILVKASGGGGGMGMQICRDEQDLIDNFDATKAKGQNLFKDPTVFIEKFIIHARHVEVQIFGNGEGHVVHMGERECSVQRRHQKVIEEAPCVLLGSDMGKDVRKRMCEAAVKLGELMNYRSAGTVEFVLDVDSPHYDFYFLELNARIQVEHAITEVTHPGLDLVALMIRQGLSPNHSLPPSDLRQEDYIHFEGHSIEARIYCENPKANFKPCPGQLHEVVWADVGKKGRIDTWVKTGTTVTPHYDPMIAKLVVYGETREEAIHQMLKVLDASKIIGPTTNLDYCKTILRTDGRFVGLGIPRGGAADMLALQAANILVGNDKTTEGLEMTMMGAKLLFHVSAIVAITGCETDVTLDEENVEMWSSLGIKAGQTLRVGNAKSSGLRSYLAVRGGIHNVSSFEGSKSTFTGAALGGYQGRALLPTDLLTITPFSLDSHKPQAWPSIPKYGNVWGVNVCQGPQWDKEFIASEGMKTLLESQWKVTPASNRSGLRLEGPRVKWARKDGGEGGGHPSNVIDQGYPFAALNMNGDTPVLFGVDAPDMGGFSCALTVSVADLWKLGQIRPGDMVKFEMIDPTESEYLLSRQQQWLNALQSPSEWVPSCAAQRSSSIPSTSILHQDRKPDGSNVLLRTAGDRFILYEVGAMALDLSNRVRVELWDRAMRAANIKGVINYNVAVRSAMVQFDPTIISRNELLRIMVEKDKKLENTEDVQLDITTWKFPVVVDDRWCREAVEFYMKSARKEAVYLPSNVEYMAKNNGLPSTAVFDALTKTPWLVLARGFFVMLPFIILDPRHRLVAQKYNPSRTQTPEGAVGLAGVIGAIYPIESAGGYQLLGRTLTPWNAWAEKKCLLDNFDQIEFYPVSEDEFVEFMASHEKEVEEFKKKQKEASEVLTEKEEALFAQYAAENEKLAAAGHHKAEGVEEGVPIASPLPASVYKILINVGDTIKSDEQNLVELEAMKTSVSLPQHIGNGLVNESKGVSPCWRGYER; translated from the exons ATGGCCTCCGGTAAACCACCCAAGCTCCTTATCGCTAACCGCGGCGAGATCGCCCTCCGCATCATGCGATCCGCCAAAGCCCTCTCCATCCCAACTGTATCCATCTACACTTTCGCTGATGCTTCCTCTCCACACGTCTTTGAGGCAGAAGAATCTTATCCTATAGGGGACGGCAACGATCCTAGGGGCTACCTGAACATAGATGGGATTGTGGAGATTATACAGAAGTCAAGAGCAACGATGGTGGCTCCGGGTTATGGCTTCTTGTCTGAAAATGCT GCATTTGCAACCGCTGTTGAAGCTCTAGGCGTCACATTCCTTGGTCCCACACCCACGCAAATGACATCAATGGGCCTCAAACACGAAGCGCGGGCAGTGGCCATTAAAGCTGGTGTTCCCGTCGTGCCCGGTTCGGAAGGAGCAGTTAACACCTTAGAGAATGCAGTCAAGATAGCAGGAGATATTGGATACCCTATTCTGGTTAAAGCTTCAGGCGGTGGAGGGGGTATGGGCATGCAAATCTGTAGAG ATGAACAGGACTTGATCGATAACTTTGACGCGACGAAAGCAAAAGGTCAAAACCTCTTCAAGGACCCCACCGTATTTATTGAGAAGTTTATAATCCACGCAAGACATGTAGAAGTTCAAATCTTTGGAAATGGGGAGGGACATGTAGTTCATATGGGAGAGAGGGAGTGTTCGGTGCAGAGACGACATCAAAAAGTGATTGAAGAAGCACCCTGTGTTCTGTTGGGATCTGATATGGGTAAAG ATGTTCGAAAGCGCATGTGCGAAGCAGCCGTCAAGCTTGGAGAGTTGATGAACTATCGCTCGGCAGGTACAGTGGAGTTCGTTCTCGACGTCGACTCTCCTCACTATGATTTCTACTTCTTGGAACTCAACGCTCGTATCCA AGTCGAGCATGCAATCACCGAAGTCACCCACCCTGGTCTCGATCTCGTTGCACTCATGATACGTCAAGGCCTCTCCCCCAACCACTCCTTACCGCCTTCCGACCTCCGACAAGAAGATTACATACATTTTGAAGGGCACTCTATTGAGGCAAGGATATACTGTGAGAATCCGAAAGCGAATTTCAAGCCTTGTCCGGGACAATTACATGAGGTAGTTTGGGCAGACGTGGGAAAGAAGGGACGCATCGATACTTGGGTCAAA ACTGGTACCACGGTGACACCTCATTATGACCCCATGATAGCCAAGCTTGTAGTATATGGCGAAACACGGGAAGAAGCTATCCATCAAATGTTAAAAGTACTCGACGCCTCAAAAATCATCGGCCCTACTACAAACCTTGACTATTGCAAGACTATCCTTCGTACAGACG GTCGTTTCGTCGGCCTCGGTATCCCCCGCGGAGGCGCGGCCGATATGCTCGCATTACAAGCAGCCAATATTCTAGTTGGTAACGACAAAACCACAGAAGGGTTGGAGATGACAATGATGGGTGCAAAACTGCTCTTCCACGTCAGTGCGATAGTGGCGATAACGGGATGTGAGACAGATGTGACACTCGATGAGGAGAACGTTGAGATGTGGAGCAGCCTGGGGATTAAAGCGGGTCAGACGTTGCGTGTTGGTAATGCT AAATCTTCTGGGTTAAGGTCATATTTGGCGGTACGAGGCGGAATCCACAACGTATCTTCTTTTGAAGGTTCCAAATCCACATTCACAGGTGCTGCCCTCGGCGGATATCAAGGCCGCGCCCTGCTCCCAACTGACCTCTTAACTATCACTCCTTTCTCTCTTGATTCTCATAAGCCCCAAGCTTGGCCGTCAATTCCCAAGTATGGCAACGTCTGGGGAGTAAACGTTTGCCAGGGACCTCAGTGGGACAAAGAGTTCATTGCTTCCGAAGGGATGAAAACACTTCTGGAGAGTCAGTGGAAAGTCACACCAGCGTCGAATCGGTCTGGATTGAGATTGGAGGGGCCGAGAGTGAAGTGGGCGAGGAAAGATGGAGGTGAAGGTGGAGGTCATCCGAGTAATGTTATCGACCAAG GGTATCCCTTTGCTGCCTTGAATATGAATGGAGATACGCCTGTGCTGTTTGGTGTTGATGCACCTGATATGGGAGGATTTTCATGTGCTTTA ACGGTGTCTGTAGCAGACTTGTGGAAACTAGGACAAATTCGTCCTGGCGATATGGTCAAGTTTGAGATGATCGATCCCACCGAAAGCGAATATCTGCTCTCCCGTCAGCAGCAGTGGCTGAACGCTCTGCAATCTCCCAGTGAATGGGTTCCTTCCTGTGCTGCCCAGCGCTCTTCCTCGATCCCGTCAACATCCATCCTTCATCAAGACCGAAAGCCGGATGGATCGAATGTTTTGTTGCGAACGGCGGGAGACAGGTTTATCTTGTACGAAGTCGGCGCAATGGCACTCGATCTTTCTAACCGTGTTCGAGTTGAACTATGGGACCGTGCAATGAGAGCCGCCAATATTAAGGGCGTGATCAATTACAATGTTGCAGTCCGCTCCGCAATGGTTCAATTTGACCCTACCATCATCTCTAGGAATGAGCTTTTGAGGATCATGGTCGAGAAGGACAAGAAACTGGAGAATACTGAGGATGTGCAGCTTGACATAACAACATGGAAGTTTCCAGTAGTCGTCGACGATAGGTGGTGTAGAGAAGCCGTAGAGTTCTACATGAAGTCTGCAAGAAAAGAAGCCGTGTATCTGCCAAGCAATGTT GAATACATGGCAAAGAACAATGGACTTCCTTCGACCGCCGTGTTTGACGCCCTTACTAAAACCCCTTGGCTTGTTCTTGCTCGAGGTTTCTTTGTAATGTTGCCTTTCATCATT CTCGATCCTCGACATCGGCTCGTAGCACAGAAGTACAATCCATCTCGAACTCAAACACCTGAAGGGGCTGTCGGTTTAGCGGGTGTGATCGGAGC CATCTATCCCATTGAGTCTGCCGGTGGCTATCAGCTTTTGGGCCGTACCTTAACACCATGGAATGCATGGGCGGAAAAGAAGTGTCTGCTGGATAATTTTGACCAAATTGAGTTTTATCCAGTTTCTGAAGACGAATTTGTGGAG TTTATGGCATCGCATGAGAAGGAAGTGGAAGAGTTCAAGAAGAAACAAAAGGAGGCGAGTGAGGTTTTGACGGAGAA AGAGGAGGCACTGTTCGCCCAATATGCTGCAGAGAACGAGAAGCTAGCTGCGGCTGGCCACCATAAAGCTGAAGGCGTCGAGGAGGGTGTGCCCATCGCTTCGCCTCTACCCGCTAGCGTGTATAAGATACTCATCAACGTCGGAGATACAATCAAATCTGACGAGCAGAATCTAGTAGAGCTGGAAGCTATGAAGACCTCCGTAAGTCTACCTCAGCACATCGGAAACGGATTGGTTAATGAGTCAAAAGGTGTTAGTCCCTGCTGGAGAGGGTATGAGCGGTAA
- a CDS encoding Hypothetical Protein (Similar to TIGR gene model, INSD accession AAW47207.1) — protein sequence MPATNGLAPPLTAAEYQIVKSYGDWTSFMQAYGLKPWDEDDIQEAHAIVQTMAREDERQQGR from the exons ATGCCTGCTACCAACGGTCTTG CCCCTCCTCTCACGGCCGCCGAATACCAAATCGTCAAGTCTTACGGCGACTGGACTTCCTTTATGCAGGCGTACGGTCTCAAGCCCTGGGATGAGGATGATATCCAGGAAGCACATGCGATCGTTCAGACGATGGCTAGGGAGGATGAGAGGCAGCAGGGGCGTTAA
- a CDS encoding C2 domain protein, putative (Similar to TIGR gene model, INSD accession AAW47208.1), whose protein sequence is MGQRSNSNASRASSTSAESEAVNKDELDRLGYRYSLRVAVLHHHLLNAALSPRKRLSSSSSMSHRSHVSGASVPPLASPPATGNSPNSSRFTSLAYNTPPHTPEPPSPSTPPPILRRKSSAWGLGKHKNDGDAVKLPKDFLLEFWGTLGAEEGDLGWESAVKGFTSIIKKGSKTASGLNLREIPTLLEVFSSYIPPAGPGCAAKHVHQSHFLQLLYNVLPRSSYFSPMTRTQTEKEKELLARLRTEVQSYMLSPSPLPNADTASSGLVTPGKKSSVSIGRPTGQDSVRRKPSPVWDGDVNEMMNTVCQVWGVRKETLDRDVSEITSGKISIEQFYMADLKRAMTVLSAQPPPLTASQKNRQTYLSQALSNILKEFPDLATPIPATDYDSPMSPRGNASNTFFTPPRTVEVFGRLATRAAEAGHGSKTRDLLERCREVWGISSKREKEKEIEELIARWEGRIATKEEFAIAKNIADGIGLIAIGLRPGDPLPAVLSQILNRLLEMASKSLASIFPTTSSTPLAPPPSLLLIFNSSPELFASQPEAAKVLDNLSDEIKASAIGEYVAAVENYLGGIGMSDAQILKIGDSGKDSVVEGLEKVAAWMEKEVSNVKKVWGRGLQTILDPASIIIKCQLPLFLAEIHSLEKPRGSASDIFTLYEITGKLLDLWDDLSFEQDHGFDLDGFFEPHVRAWLKDTEANRVGQWVERSVGMDSGENRHSQSVIDLFEFVRGSAQVILHELPLSEYKRAVYLIDYSRTVSYAVNQYASIVLGLFMRDMNPVKAPTPASELQGKLGGKAGSWFAKGQQAVKNLERKKIEGFLIPPAACVKLTDMGAAKTCLEDMSFAMEAEDTARIIKAHHLSGAQPDKAIRHVFTVSILRGENLLGKGLVKAADGFVVVLDKQSGERCIKTKTVMGTEDPKWDQSFEISVGAVKILELQVYDRQLLGKHDLIGISTFKLDPRLFADYPTRDVVLPLNPRGTVHLRISMEGGEKHDVQYHLDAASRICDRAAEDMVREIVDKMGEFIKAQLSVATLQTLMKPLKDKKRTKTALTEHDIEYSLGLLFEYLNENFSIFSVTLTFNTRIRVMLAIWHRIIEITISLLVPPLSDKPYLAPPLPPQEVDIIFRWLQLLKSFFNAAEDGTELGVPLSQLQSGPYKDIIMLGQYMDLPTPTLKERCSAAVRAAGAGRSGGFSNGMKGSSLEGNDNERMAEVLLRIARTRPDTAEFLTHEITLLTKTRVEKQAGVL, encoded by the exons ATGGGCCAGAGGTCCAACAGCAACGCTTCAAGGGCTTCGAGCACGTCTGCTGAATCGGAAGCTGTGAACAAAGATGAACTTGATAGGCTGGGGTATCGGTACTCCCTGCGAGTTGC CGTGCTTCACCACCACTTACTCAATGCTGCCTTATCACCCCGCAAACGcctctcatcttcatcatcgATGTCCCATCGCTCCCACGTCTCTGGTGCATCGGTTCCACCTTTGGCCTCACCCCCAGCTACCGGCAATTCTCCCAACAGTTCGCGCTTCACCAGCCTTGCGTACAACACTCCCCCCCATACACCTGAACCGCCTTCTCCGAGTACCCCACCTCCAATTCTCCGACGTAAATCATCTGCCTGGGGCCTGGGGAAGCACAAGAACGATGGAGACGCTGTCAAACTTCCCAAAGATTTCTTGCTTGAGTTCTGGGGTACTTTAGGGGCGGAAGAAGGTGATTTGGGTTGGGAGAGTGCAGTAAAGGGCTTTACTAGCATTATCAAAAAGGGAAGCAAGACCGCGAGTGGGTTGAACTTGCGTGAAATTCCGACTTTGCTCGAAG TGTTCTCTTCTTACATCCCTCCTGCTGGCCCTGGGTGCGCTGCAAAACACGTTCATCAATCTCATTTCCTTCAACTTCTTTACAATGTTCTTCCCCGCTCGTCATATTTCTCGCCCATGACGAGAACACAAACtgagaaagaaaaagaacTCCTCGCGCGACTTCGCACAGAAGTTCAGTCGTACATGCTCTCGCCTTCACCTTTACCCAACGCTGATACTGCTTCGAGCGGACTTGTCACTCCTGGGAAAAAGAGTTCGGTCAGTATCGGTCGTCCTACAGGACAAGATTCAGTGCGACGAAAGCCGAGCCCGGTATGGGATGGAGATGTGAACGAGATGATGAACACAGTGTGCCAAGTGTGGGGTGTGAGGAAAGAGACACTGGATAGAGATGTTTCGGAGATTACATCCGGTAAAATATCTATTGAGCAG TTTTACATGGCTGATTTGAAACGAGCAATGACGGTCCTCTCCGCCCAACCTCCTCCCCTTACAGCTTCCCAAAAAAACCGTCAAACGTATCTCTCTCAAGCACTTAGTAACATCCTCAAAGAGTTCCCTGACCTGGCAACTCCCATCCCCGCAACAGATTATGACTCACCTATGAGTCCTCGAGGTAACGCATCAAACACATTCTTCACCCCCCCTCGGACAGTTGAAGTTTTCGGCAGATTGGCAACCCGGGCTGCGGAAGCTGGGCATGGAAGCAAGACACGAGATTTACTGGAGAGGTGTAGAGAGGTATGGGGGATTAGTAGtaagagagagaaggaaaaggagattgaagagCTCATAGCAAGGTGGGAAGGAAGAATCGCTACCAAAGAAGAGTTCGCTATCGCAAAGAACATTGCAGATGGCATTGGTCTTATCGCAATTGGTCTTAGACCTGGAGACCCTCTTCCAGCGGTCCTTTCTCAAATTCTAAATCGGTTACTTGAGATGGCATCAAAGTCGTTGGCCAGCATCTTCCCCACAACCTCTTCAACTCCCCTAGCACCTCCTCcatcccttctcctcatATTCAACTCTTCCCCAGAACTTTTTGCTTCCCAGCCGGAAGCAGCCAAGGTTTTGGACAACCTTTCAGATGAAATTAAGGCGTCCGCTATTGGCGAGTATGTCGCTGCGGTGGAGAATTACCTTGGAGGGATTGGGATGAGTGATGCACAAATTTTGAAGATTGGGGATAGTGGCAAGGACTCCGTTGTAGAGGGATTGGAAAAAGTGGCGGCCTGGATGGAGAAAGAGGTTTCGAACGTGAAGAAAGTCTGGGGAAGGGGTTTGCAAAC TATTCTCGACCCGGCGagcatcatcatcaaatgccagcttcctcttttcctGGCTGAGATCCACTCTCTGGAAAAACCACGAGGCTCTGCTTCTGATATCTTCACTTTGTATGAAATCACGGGCAAGCTTCTCGATCTGTGGGATGATCTTTCTTTCGAACAGGATCACGGATTCGATCTTGATGGGTTCTTTGAACCGCATGTCCGGGCTTGGTTGAAGGATACAGAGGCTAACAGGGTGGGGCAATGGGTCGAGAGGAGTGTTGGAATGGATAGC GGAGAAAACAGACACAGTCAATCAGTCATTGATCTCTTCGAATTTGTCCGTGGTTCCGCACAAGTCATCTTACACGAACTCCCTTTGAGCGAATATAAACGTGCCGTCTATCTCATTGACTATTCCCGC ACCGTCTCGTACGCTGTCAACCAGTATGCTTCTATCGTTCTAGGTCTGTTCATGCGTGATATGAACCCCGTCAAGGCCCCTACGCCAGCTTCCGAATTGCAAGGAAAATTGGGAGGGAAGGCAGGATCTTGGTTCGCTAAAGGTCAGCAGGCAGTGAAGAATCTcgaaagaaaaaagatTGAAGGATTTCTGATTCCTCCTGCT GCTTGCGTGAAGCTCACCGATATGGGCGCCGCCAAAACATGCCTCGAAGATATGTCATTTGCGATGGAAGCCGAGGACACTGCACGTATCATCAAAGCTCACCATCTGAGCGGTGCTCAACCCGATAAAGCAATCAGACACGTATTCACAGTTTCGATCCTGAGAGGTGAGAACTTGCTTGGCAAGGGTCTCGTGAAAGCGGCGGACGGATTTGTCGTTGTCTTGGATAAGCAATCAGGGGAGAGATGTATCAAAACAAAGACAGTGATGGGAACAGAGGATCCCAAATG GGATCAATCCTTTGAAATTTCTGTTGGCGCTGTCAAGATTCTCGAACTTCAGGTGTATGACCGTCAGCTCTTAGGCAAGCATGATCTCATTGGTATATCAACATTCAAGCTCGATCCTCGTCTCTTCGCAGATTACCCTACCCGTGACGTCGTCCTCCCGCTCAACCCCCGTGGCACTGTTCACCTCCGCATTAGCATGGAAGGGGGGGAGAAGCATGATGTGCAGTATCACCTCGATGCCGCCAGTAGAATATGCGATCGAGCTGCAGAAGATATGGTTCGGGAAATCGTGGATAAAATGGGGGAATTCATCAAGGCGCAGCTTTCAGTGGCGACACTACAAACTCTTATGAAGCCTCTGAAGGATAAGAAAAGGACAAAGACTGCGTTAACAGAGCATGACATTGAATATAGCCTGGGGTTGCTGTTTGAATATCTCAATGAGAAT ttctccatcttttctGTGACCCTCACCTTTAACACCCGTATCCGAGTCATGCTCGCCATTTGGCACCGCATCATTGAAATAACCATCTCCCTACTCGTCCCCCCTCTATCCGACAAACCTTATCTTGCACCaccccttcctcctcaagAAGTCGATATCATTTTCAGATGGCTTCAACTCTTGAAATCATTCTTCAACGCAGCCGAAGACGGAACCGAGCTTGGTGTACCACTTTCGCAACTCCAGTCTGGACCTTACAAGGATATCATTATGCTTGGTCAGTATATGGATTTGCCAACACCGACgttgaaggagagatgTAGTGCGGCCGTCAGGGCAGCGGGTGCAGGAAGGTCGGGTGGATTTTCGAACGGAATGAAAGGATCGAGTTTGGAAGGTAATGATAATGAGAGGATGGCGGAGGTGTTATTGAGAATTGCAAGGACAAG ACCTGATACGGCCGAGTTTCTGACTCATGAGATTACTCTGTTGACGAAAACAAGGGTTGAGAAACAAGCCGGGGTTCTTTGA
- a CDS encoding Hypothetical Protein (Similar to TIGR gene model, INSD accession AAW47209.1), whose product MASPNPVQSTTTLFRRLTWQSAVTISIRLADGEPGAGNACDRYYIKAPRYSYLPLFIPEIRENLVELALDDAQLEQIDEKNWWFEEEVPEDKQGFVPQGACRWHWPIDLVDIHSFISGPQPLPSSTELSPTPRVISLLLHLSNPPQDRLLMPNSIEVCKSQWLNQVKEADFVRWRNTNRVTNLRRVDLEAGWDGILNNDFDLYSQMANKIVPLPLLATSNSTQPSRPPSTDPSGPTRAPDSSYATRAIPFKIYLPDNAPVIQEIVPPISESGKPTTLLAVLQTHLPLLFPTSSKDPYERAFPIAQGILVPQEAEVAWIASCLCGADGWVRVGVCLSVA is encoded by the exons ATGGCTTCTCCAAACCCCGTCCAGTCGACAACCACCCTCTTTCGTCGGCTTACTTGGCAGTCTGCTGTTACTATATCTATACGGCTCGCAGACGGTGAGCCAGGCGCAGGCAATGCGTGTGACAGGTATTAT ATCAAAGCACCGAGATACTCTTACCTACCACTTTTCATCCCCGAGATACGAGAAAACTTAGTCGAACTCGCCCTGGATGACGCACAACTAGAGCAAATAGACGAAAAGAACTGGTGGTTTGAGGAGGAAGTACCAGAAGACAAGCAAGGCTTTGTGCCGCAGGGCGCTTGTAGGTG GCATTGGCCTATAGATCTCGTTGATATCCACTCATTCATCTCCGGGCCCCAACCTCTTCCGTCATCAACCGAATTGTCACCGACTCCCCGCGTGATTAgcctccttctccacctctcAAATCCTCCGCAAGACCGTCTGTTAATGCCCAACTCAATAGAAGTGTGCAAATCACAATGGCTGAATCAAGTGAAAGAGGCGGATTTTGTGAGGTGGCGGAATACCAATCGAGTGACAAATTTGAGGAGGGTTGATCTGGAAGCAGGATGGGATGGGATTCTCAATA ACGACTTTGACCTGTACAGCCAAATGGCGAATAAAATCGTGCCCCTTCCCCTGTTAGCCACTTCTAACTCGACGCAACCATCGCGACCACCATCCACCGACCCTTCGGGTCCTACGCGAGCTCCCGATTCATCCTACGCCACAAGAGCAATCCCGTTCAAGATCTATCTTCCTGATAATGCTCCTGTTATACAAGAGATCGTCCCGCCAATTTCTGAATCTG GTAAACCCACAACCCTCCTTGCAGTTCTGCAGACTCATCTCCCACTTCTTTTCCCTACTTCATCCAAAGACCCTTACGAACGTGCATTTCCCATTGCACAGGGGATATTAGTACCGCAAGAGGCAGAGGTGGCTTGGATTGCGAGCTGTTTATGTGGAGCTGATGGTTGGGTCAGAGTCGGAGTGTGTCTAAGTGTTGCTTAA
- a CDS encoding Hypothetical protein (Similar to SGTC gene model, INSD accession EAL17153.1; CNBN2450) encodes MHSNIEANLPPTNEGYGTHEYWEERYAKESDGRTFDWFLSPSYLIPFFEELTADIDTGKDARILMLGCGNSALGEVLYDAGWKNIVNIDYSKIVIEQMQERHAEKRPEMTWLEMDVMDLKLGENEFDLIIDKGWFIHLQNLKSS; translated from the exons ATGCACTCGAATATCGAGGCAAATCTTCCACCAACAAATGAAGGGTATGGAACTCATGAATATTG GGAGGAACGCTACGCAAA AGAATCCGATGGCCGCACATTTGACTGGTTTCTCTCGCCGTCTTATCTCATCCCCTTTTTCGAAGAACTTACAGCCGACATCGACACCGGGAAGGATGCGAGAATATTAATGCTTGGATGTGGCAATTCGGCATTGGGAGAGGTATTATACGATGCCGGATGGAAGAATATCGTCAACATTGAT TACTCCAAAATTGTCATTGAACAGATGCAAGAACGACACGCCGAGAAACGACCGGAGATGACGTGGCTCGAGATGGATGTCATGGATCTCAAACTTGGAGAAAATGAATTTGACTTGATCATCGATAAAGGTTGGTTCAttcacttgcaaaatcTGAAGTCGAGCTGA